From Leopardus geoffroyi isolate Oge1 chromosome B4, O.geoffroyi_Oge1_pat1.0, whole genome shotgun sequence, a single genomic window includes:
- the MCRS1 gene encoding microspherule protein 1 isoform X2, with the protein MDKDSQGLLDSSLMASGTASRSEDEESLAGQKRASSQALGTIPKRRSSSRFIKRKKFDDELVESSLAKSSTRAKGASGVEPGRCSGSEPSSSEKKKVSKAPSTPVPPSPAPTPGLTKRVKKSKQPLQVTKDLGRWKPADDLLLINAVLQTNDLTSVHLGVKFSCRFTLREVQERWYALLYDPVISKLACQAMRQLHPEAIAAIQSKALFSKAEEQLLSKVGSTSQPTLETFQDLLHRHPDAFYLARTAKALQAHWQLMKQYYLLEDQTVQPLPKGDQVLNFSDAEDLIDDSKLKDMRDEVLEHELTVADRRQKREIRQLEQELHKWQVLVDSITGMSSPDFDNQTLAVLRGRMVRYLMRSREITLGRATKDNQIDVDLSLEGPAWKISRKQGVIKLKNNGDFFIANEGRRPIYIDGRPVLCGSKWRLSNNSVVEIASLRFVFLINQDLIALIRAEAAKITPQ; encoded by the exons attctcAGGGGCTGCTAGATTCATCTCTGATGGCATCAGGCACTGCCAGCCGCTCAGAGGATGAGGAGTCGCTGGCAGGGCAGAAGCGGGCTTCCTCCCAGGCCTTGGGCACCATCCCTAAACGGAGAAGCTCCTCCAG GTTCATCAAGAGGAAGAAGTTTGATGATGAGCTAGTGGAGAGCAGCCTGGCTAAGTCTTCTACCCGGGCGAAGGGAGCCAGTGGGGTGGAACCAGGGCGCTGTTCGGGGAGTGAACCTTCCTCCAGTGAGAAGAAGAAG GTGTCCAAGGCCCCTAGCACTCCCGTgccgcccagcccagccccaaccCCTGGACTGACCAAGCGCGTGAAGAAGAGCAAACAGCCACTTCAGGTGACCAAGGATTTGGGCCGCTGGAAGCCAGCAGATGACCTCCTGCTCATCAATGCTGTGCTGCAG ACCAACGACCTGACATCTGTCCACCTGGGCGTGAAGTTCAGCTGCCGCTTCACCCTTCGGGAAGTCCAGGAGCGCTGGTACGCCCTGCTCTACGATCCGGTCATCTCCAA GCTGGCTTGCCAGGCCATGAGACAATTGCACCCAGAAGCCATTGCCGCCATCCAGAGCAAGGCCTTGTTTAGCAAGGCTGAGGAGCAGCTGCTGAGCAAAGTGGGATCG ACGAGCCAGCCCACCTTGGAGACCTTCCAGGACCTGCTGCACAGACACCCTGATGCCTTCTACCTGGCCCGTACTGCCAAGGCTCTGCAGGCCCACTGGCAGCTCATGAAGCAGTATTACCTACTGGAGGACCAGACAG TGCAGCCGCTGCCCAAGGGGGACCAAGTGCTGAACTTCTCCGATGCAGAAGATCTGATTGATGACAGTAAGCTCAA GGACATGCGGGATGAGGTCCTAGAACATG AGCTGACGGTGGCCGACCGGCGCCAGAAGCGAGAGATTCGACAGCTGGAACAGGAGCTGCATAAGTGGCAGGTGCTGGTAGACAGCATCACAG GCATGAGCTCTCCTGACTTCGACAACCAGACTCTGGCGGTGCTGCGGGGCCGCATGGTGCGGTACCTGATGCGCTCCCGAGAG ATCACCCTGGGCAGAGCAACCAAGGATAACCAGATTGATGTGGACCTGTCTCTGGAGGGTCCGGCCTGGAAGATCTCCCGGAAGCAAG GTGTCATCAAGCTGAAAAATAATGGTGATTTCTTCATTGCCAATGAGGGTCGGCGGCCCATTTACATCGATGGACGGCCTGTGCTGTGTGGCTCCAAATGGCGCCTCAGCAACAACTCCGTGGTGGAG ATCGCCAGCCTGAGATTCGTCTTCCTCATCAACCAGGACCTCATTGCCCTTATTCGGGCGGAGGCCGCCAAGATAACGCCACAGTGA
- the MCRS1 gene encoding microspherule protein 1 isoform X3 — MASGTASRSEDEESLAGQKRASSQALGTIPKRRSSSRFIKRKKFDDELVESSLAKSSTRAKGASGVEPGRCSGSEPSSSEKKKVSKAPSTPVPPSPAPTPGLTKRVKKSKQPLQVTKDLGRWKPADDLLLINAVLQTNDLTSVHLGVKFSCRFTLREVQERWYALLYDPVISKLACQAMRQLHPEAIAAIQSKALFSKAEEQLLSKVGSTSQPTLETFQDLLHRHPDAFYLARTAKALQAHWQLMKQYYLLEDQTVQPLPKGDQVLNFSDAEDLIDDSKLKDMRDEVLEHELTVADRRQKREIRQLEQELHKWQVLVDSITGMSSPDFDNQTLAVLRGRMVRYLMRSREITLGRATKDNQIDVDLSLEGPAWKISRKQGVIKLKNNGDFFIANEGRRPIYIDGRPVLCGSKWRLSNNSVVEIASLRFVFLINQDLIALIRAEAAKITPQ; from the exons ATGGCATCAGGCACTGCCAGCCGCTCAGAGGATGAGGAGTCGCTGGCAGGGCAGAAGCGGGCTTCCTCCCAGGCCTTGGGCACCATCCCTAAACGGAGAAGCTCCTCCAG GTTCATCAAGAGGAAGAAGTTTGATGATGAGCTAGTGGAGAGCAGCCTGGCTAAGTCTTCTACCCGGGCGAAGGGAGCCAGTGGGGTGGAACCAGGGCGCTGTTCGGGGAGTGAACCTTCCTCCAGTGAGAAGAAGAAG GTGTCCAAGGCCCCTAGCACTCCCGTgccgcccagcccagccccaaccCCTGGACTGACCAAGCGCGTGAAGAAGAGCAAACAGCCACTTCAGGTGACCAAGGATTTGGGCCGCTGGAAGCCAGCAGATGACCTCCTGCTCATCAATGCTGTGCTGCAG ACCAACGACCTGACATCTGTCCACCTGGGCGTGAAGTTCAGCTGCCGCTTCACCCTTCGGGAAGTCCAGGAGCGCTGGTACGCCCTGCTCTACGATCCGGTCATCTCCAA GCTGGCTTGCCAGGCCATGAGACAATTGCACCCAGAAGCCATTGCCGCCATCCAGAGCAAGGCCTTGTTTAGCAAGGCTGAGGAGCAGCTGCTGAGCAAAGTGGGATCG ACGAGCCAGCCCACCTTGGAGACCTTCCAGGACCTGCTGCACAGACACCCTGATGCCTTCTACCTGGCCCGTACTGCCAAGGCTCTGCAGGCCCACTGGCAGCTCATGAAGCAGTATTACCTACTGGAGGACCAGACAG TGCAGCCGCTGCCCAAGGGGGACCAAGTGCTGAACTTCTCCGATGCAGAAGATCTGATTGATGACAGTAAGCTCAA GGACATGCGGGATGAGGTCCTAGAACATG AGCTGACGGTGGCCGACCGGCGCCAGAAGCGAGAGATTCGACAGCTGGAACAGGAGCTGCATAAGTGGCAGGTGCTGGTAGACAGCATCACAG GCATGAGCTCTCCTGACTTCGACAACCAGACTCTGGCGGTGCTGCGGGGCCGCATGGTGCGGTACCTGATGCGCTCCCGAGAG ATCACCCTGGGCAGAGCAACCAAGGATAACCAGATTGATGTGGACCTGTCTCTGGAGGGTCCGGCCTGGAAGATCTCCCGGAAGCAAG GTGTCATCAAGCTGAAAAATAATGGTGATTTCTTCATTGCCAATGAGGGTCGGCGGCCCATTTACATCGATGGACGGCCTGTGCTGTGTGGCTCCAAATGGCGCCTCAGCAACAACTCCGTGGTGGAG ATCGCCAGCCTGAGATTCGTCTTCCTCATCAACCAGGACCTCATTGCCCTTATTCGGGCGGAGGCCGCCAAGATAACGCCACAGTGA
- the MCRS1 gene encoding microspherule protein 1 isoform X1: protein MTRGTGRTAQRGRSGPDSQGLLDSSLMASGTASRSEDEESLAGQKRASSQALGTIPKRRSSSRFIKRKKFDDELVESSLAKSSTRAKGASGVEPGRCSGSEPSSSEKKKVSKAPSTPVPPSPAPTPGLTKRVKKSKQPLQVTKDLGRWKPADDLLLINAVLQTNDLTSVHLGVKFSCRFTLREVQERWYALLYDPVISKLACQAMRQLHPEAIAAIQSKALFSKAEEQLLSKVGSTSQPTLETFQDLLHRHPDAFYLARTAKALQAHWQLMKQYYLLEDQTVQPLPKGDQVLNFSDAEDLIDDSKLKDMRDEVLEHELTVADRRQKREIRQLEQELHKWQVLVDSITGMSSPDFDNQTLAVLRGRMVRYLMRSREITLGRATKDNQIDVDLSLEGPAWKISRKQGVIKLKNNGDFFIANEGRRPIYIDGRPVLCGSKWRLSNNSVVEIASLRFVFLINQDLIALIRAEAAKITPQ, encoded by the exons ATGACACGTGGCACCGGGAGAACTGCCCAGCGTGGAAGGTCTGGGCCAG attctcAGGGGCTGCTAGATTCATCTCTGATGGCATCAGGCACTGCCAGCCGCTCAGAGGATGAGGAGTCGCTGGCAGGGCAGAAGCGGGCTTCCTCCCAGGCCTTGGGCACCATCCCTAAACGGAGAAGCTCCTCCAG GTTCATCAAGAGGAAGAAGTTTGATGATGAGCTAGTGGAGAGCAGCCTGGCTAAGTCTTCTACCCGGGCGAAGGGAGCCAGTGGGGTGGAACCAGGGCGCTGTTCGGGGAGTGAACCTTCCTCCAGTGAGAAGAAGAAG GTGTCCAAGGCCCCTAGCACTCCCGTgccgcccagcccagccccaaccCCTGGACTGACCAAGCGCGTGAAGAAGAGCAAACAGCCACTTCAGGTGACCAAGGATTTGGGCCGCTGGAAGCCAGCAGATGACCTCCTGCTCATCAATGCTGTGCTGCAG ACCAACGACCTGACATCTGTCCACCTGGGCGTGAAGTTCAGCTGCCGCTTCACCCTTCGGGAAGTCCAGGAGCGCTGGTACGCCCTGCTCTACGATCCGGTCATCTCCAA GCTGGCTTGCCAGGCCATGAGACAATTGCACCCAGAAGCCATTGCCGCCATCCAGAGCAAGGCCTTGTTTAGCAAGGCTGAGGAGCAGCTGCTGAGCAAAGTGGGATCG ACGAGCCAGCCCACCTTGGAGACCTTCCAGGACCTGCTGCACAGACACCCTGATGCCTTCTACCTGGCCCGTACTGCCAAGGCTCTGCAGGCCCACTGGCAGCTCATGAAGCAGTATTACCTACTGGAGGACCAGACAG TGCAGCCGCTGCCCAAGGGGGACCAAGTGCTGAACTTCTCCGATGCAGAAGATCTGATTGATGACAGTAAGCTCAA GGACATGCGGGATGAGGTCCTAGAACATG AGCTGACGGTGGCCGACCGGCGCCAGAAGCGAGAGATTCGACAGCTGGAACAGGAGCTGCATAAGTGGCAGGTGCTGGTAGACAGCATCACAG GCATGAGCTCTCCTGACTTCGACAACCAGACTCTGGCGGTGCTGCGGGGCCGCATGGTGCGGTACCTGATGCGCTCCCGAGAG ATCACCCTGGGCAGAGCAACCAAGGATAACCAGATTGATGTGGACCTGTCTCTGGAGGGTCCGGCCTGGAAGATCTCCCGGAAGCAAG GTGTCATCAAGCTGAAAAATAATGGTGATTTCTTCATTGCCAATGAGGGTCGGCGGCCCATTTACATCGATGGACGGCCTGTGCTGTGTGGCTCCAAATGGCGCCTCAGCAACAACTCCGTGGTGGAG ATCGCCAGCCTGAGATTCGTCTTCCTCATCAACCAGGACCTCATTGCCCTTATTCGGGCGGAGGCCGCCAAGATAACGCCACAGTGA